In the genome of Bradyrhizobium ottawaense, the window GCCGCGCCCAGATGTTCGATTTGGAGGAGAACCAACCCGGTTCGCTCGCACCGGGCAAGCGGCCGCGCACAACGCTGTCGCCGACCATGGCGCTGCGCGACGGCGAGCCTTACCTCGCCTGGGGTTCGCCCGGCGGCGACCAGCAGGACCAGTGGATCACCCAATTCTTCCTACGCCACGTCCATTGCAATCTCAATCTCCAGGAAGCGATCGACGCGCCGGCCTGGCATTCCGAGCATTTCCCGATCTCGTTCTGGCCGCGTACCGCGCGCCCCGGCGTGCTCGTGGTGGAAAATCGCGTACCCAAGGCGACGATCGAGAACCTTCGTGAGCGCGGGCATATCGTGGAAGTCGGTCCCGACTGGTCCGAAGGCCGGCTCACCGCAGCCTCGCGCGTGGGTCGGCGCCGGCGCGCCGCCGCCAATCCGCGCGGCATGCAAGGTTACGCCGCGGGACGCTGAAGGCAGCACATGACCTGGTCGATCATCGCGCGAGACCCTTTCACCGGCCAGTTCGGCATCGCTGTTGCGACACGTTTTTTCGCCGTCGGCGCACGCGTGCCGTATATTGCCGCCGGCGTCGGCGCCATCGCGACGCAGGCCTTCGTCAATCCCTATTACGGCATCGACGGCGTCAAGCTGTTGCGGGAAGGCCTCAATGCGCGCGACGTGCTGGCCGCGCTACTCGCGACCGACGATGGCCGCGAGAGCCGTCAGATCCACATCATGGATGCGAGCGGCGAGATCGCCGCACATACCGGGCGCGACTGCGTCGACTGGTGCGGGCACATCGCAGGCAGCGGCTTTTCCATCGCCGGCAACATGCTGGCCGGCGCCGACGTGCTCGACGAGACCGCAAAGACCTATATCGCCAACGACAGCCTGCCCTTCCCGCGCCGCCTGCTCGCCGCGATGCGCGCCGGGGAAGCCGCCGGCGGCGACAAGCGCGGCAAGCAGTCTGCCGCGCTGTTGATTCACGGCGAGGAGGAATGGCCGGCGCTGGACATTCGCGCCGACGACCATCCCGATCCGCTCGGCGAACTCGAGCGACTCGAACACGTCAGCCACGAGCTCTGGGTGCATTTTCGCGATTCCATGCCGACGCGACGGAACCCGGCCGGCAATACCGACCGCGGCGTCATCGACGCCAGCATCCAAGCAGCGCGTGCAAGGCAATCATGAGCGCGAGCCCTCTCATCGAGATCAGGGACCTCCGCATCCGCTTCCACGGCGACGACGGCCGCATCACCCACGCGGTCGACAGTGTCGACCTCAGTGTCGCCAACGGCGCGACCCTCGGCCTCGTCGGCGAATCCGGCTGCGGCAAGAGCGTGACCTCGCTGGCGATCATGGGCCTGCTGCCGAAACAAAGCGCGGAGATATCGGGCGCGATCCGCTTCGACGGCCTCGACCTCCTGAAGACGCCGGACCAGACCCTGCGCAATCTGCGCGGCAACCGGCTCGCGATGATCTTCCAGGAACCGATGACCTCGCTCAATCCGAGCTTCACCATCGGCGACCAGATCATCGAGACCATTTTGCGCCACCGCGGCGGCTCGCGGAAAAGCGCGCGCGAGCGGGCGATCGAGCTGCTGCGCCGGGTCCACATCCCCTCGCCCGAGCGGCGCGTCGACGAATATCCGCACAAGCTCTCCGGCGGCATGCGCCAGCGCGTGATGATCGCGATGGCGCTGGCCTGCGACCCGCGCCTGCTGATCGCCGATGAGCCGACCACTGCGCTCGATGTCACCTTGCAGGCGCAAATCCTGGAGCTGATGCGGGAGTTGAAAGCGGCAAGCGGCGCCGCGATCATCCTGATCACGCACGATCTCGGCGTGGTCGCCGAGGTCTGCGACGAGGTCGCGGTGATGTATGCCGGCGAGATCGTCGAGCGCGCGCCGGTGGACGAATTGTTCTCGGCGCCGCAGCACCCCTACACCGTCGGCCTGCTCGGCTCGATCCCGCGACTCGACCATCGGGCCGAACAGCTTGCCACGATCGAGGGTATGGTGCCGAACATGGCGCAGCCGCCGGCAGGCTGCCGCTTCGCCGCGCGCTGCCCGTTCGTGCTGGACGCCTGCACCACGGCGCCGCCACCACTGATCGAAGTCAGCCCCGGCCACCTCTCGCGCTGCATCCGCGCGCCGCTCGAACGCCTGGTGTCGTGATGGCCACGTTCTCTCTTCCCGTTCCCCGGGGGCAGCGCAGCACAAGCGCAGCGCGGTGGTGCGCTGCTGAACCGGGGCCCATGTGGCGGCAGACTGGCTCCCGGTTCAGCGTCGCAACACTTCGCGTTGCGCCGCGCCCGGGACACGAGACTGAGTTTCGTCGGGATCACGAACGATGACCGCTCTGCTCGAGGTTACAGGCCTGGTCAAGCATTT includes:
- a CDS encoding DUF1028 domain-containing protein, with amino-acid sequence MTWSIIARDPFTGQFGIAVATRFFAVGARVPYIAAGVGAIATQAFVNPYYGIDGVKLLREGLNARDVLAALLATDDGRESRQIHIMDASGEIAAHTGRDCVDWCGHIAGSGFSIAGNMLAGADVLDETAKTYIANDSLPFPRRLLAAMRAGEAAGGDKRGKQSAALLIHGEEEWPALDIRADDHPDPLGELERLEHVSHELWVHFRDSMPTRRNPAGNTDRGVIDASIQAARARQS
- a CDS encoding ABC transporter ATP-binding protein, which codes for MSASPLIEIRDLRIRFHGDDGRITHAVDSVDLSVANGATLGLVGESGCGKSVTSLAIMGLLPKQSAEISGAIRFDGLDLLKTPDQTLRNLRGNRLAMIFQEPMTSLNPSFTIGDQIIETILRHRGGSRKSARERAIELLRRVHIPSPERRVDEYPHKLSGGMRQRVMIAMALACDPRLLIADEPTTALDVTLQAQILELMRELKAASGAAIILITHDLGVVAEVCDEVAVMYAGEIVERAPVDELFSAPQHPYTVGLLGSIPRLDHRAEQLATIEGMVPNMAQPPAGCRFAARCPFVLDACTTAPPPLIEVSPGHLSRCIRAPLERLVS